The genomic DNA AAACCTGCAATTCCTGATGAATGAATTGAATCACTGAACACCCTTCCCGGTTATTTTTTATTTACAGATGCATCTGGTTGGAAGTTCGCAATAGCTTTATCGATATTGCCACCATTACGTTTTACCGTTGCAGCAAACTGATTACGGAACTGTAAACCTAAATCAATACCAGCCACATTGATATTACGCACTTTCCATTGATTGCCTTTATCCACCAACTGGAAAGATACCGGAGTTTTTTCACCTTTGTTGTTGAAATCAATCGTGACCACAGGATTTTTGCTATTGGTTTCTTTATATGGACGCAGGCTATAAGTCTGGTTGGTATATTTAGCAAACGCTGTACCATAATTTTCGATTAAAGTTTCACGAAAATTGTGTTCAAACTTGGCACGCTGAGCAGCCGTACTATACTGATTGGTCGCATAAGTTCCCATCACCAGACGGGTAAAGGCTTGTGAATCAATATAAGGGTCAAGGTTTTGACGCACAATTGCTTTCACTGCAGCAGGATTGTTTTGCAATTTTGCCTGATCCGCTTTTAAACGGCTAATCAGACCATCCGCCACTTTTTTTACAAAAGCTGGTGGCGTTTCAGCTGGTTGTGCAAAAGCAGTACTCGCCATCATTGTTGATAAAACACTGGCTGTAAGCGTGTGTTTAACTAAAGTATTCACTAAAATCTCCTCTCCAAATTATTCAACAAATGAAGTTTGCGCATCTTCTGTTGATTCAGTTGATGTTTTTTCTTCCGCCGCTTTCGCTGATGACTTGTCCGCACCGCCAGTAATGAACTTGCTGATCAGATCTTCAAGATCCATGGTGCCTTGGGTATTGGCAATGCTTTCACCACGTTTGATATAGTTCAGGCCACCACCTGGTACCACTTTCAAATATTTTTCACCCAATAAGCCATTGGTGGCCACCATAATATAAGCATCTTCATCAATACTGGTGATGGAGTTCATGTTAACAACAAGTTGCTTTTCCATTTCTTTTTGTTTCGCAGGATCCGCTTCGCTGTATTCTGTGCTATAGCGCAATTCTTCCAAAGCATTGGCTTGAACCTTTTTCAGCTGTTCTTTGTTGAAAGACGTTAACTTGCCATCCAGCTCGAAATACACCGTTGCCAAACGCGATACCGGATCAAGGGTAATATCGGTAACACGACCAATGGTGACACCACTCATGGTCACTTTGGCACGCGGTTTCAGACCGTTCACATTGTCAAAACTCGCAGTCATGTTATAGCTGTCACGCAGGTTGGTTCCCATCAGGCCACTGACTTTCATGGCCAGGAAAAATAACGCAATACCGGTAAGAATGACAAAAATACCTACGGCCAGCTCACTTGCACGTGATTTCATTAAACACCTCCAAACATGACCGCAGTCAACACAAAATCAGAACCCAAAACACACAATGAGGAATACACTACTGTTCGCGTAGTTGATGTTGCAATCCCTTCTGAAGTTGGCACACAGGCATAACCCTGATAGACCGCAATCCAGGTACAAAGCAATGCAAAAACCAGGCTTTTAATAATGGTGCCATTGAAAATATCTTTATAGAACTGCACGCTATTTTGCATGCCACTCCAGAAAGAACCTTCATCTACCCCTAAAAAATCGACGCCGACCATTTTACCGCCCATGATGCCGATGGCACCAAAAATAATCGATAACATCGGCAGACTGACAATACCGGCCCATAAACGCGGGGAAACAATACGCTTTAGCGGATCGACCCCAATCATTTCCATACTGGCCAGCTGCTCTGTAGCTTTCATCAGGCCAATTTCAGCCGTTAAAGCTGAACCGGCACGCCCTGCAAACAGCAATGCCGCCACTACAGGAGCCAGCTCTCTTAATAAGGTTAAAGACACCATGGTGCCCAGCATGGCTTCTGAGCCGATATTGACCAAAATGGAATAGCCTTGTAAGCCCAGTACCAAACCAATAAATAAACCCGATACGGCAATAATCAATAAAGACATCACACCAATACGGTACATTTGGTAAATAAACAGCTTAACCCCGAGCCAGGTCGGCATGGAAAACAGGATTTGCAGCAACATCTGGGTTGCCACCCCTATCCCCTGAACGCGTTCAATAACGCGTCTACCTAATGAGGCAATAGCATTCATGAACGCACCTCATCACTTAAATAAGCCGTATGGCTAAACTGATAATCGACAGGACCTTCAGCAGCACCGGTTAAGAACTGACGAACAAATGCCGATTCATGCTGCATTAATTCAGCCGGCGTGCCTTCACCCTGAATAATCCCTTCCGCGATAATATAGATGTAATCGGCAATAGATAGGGTTTCTCCCACATCGTGCGACACAATAATCGTGGTTAAATCCAGTGCTTCACGCAAGGTACGAATTAAACGGGCGAGGACCCCTTTTACAATCGGATCTTGGCCGGCAAAAGGTTCATCGTACATGATCAGCTCCGGATCCAGTGCAATGGCGCGAGCCAAGGCCACACGACGGTTCATCCCGCCTGACAGCTCTGAAGGCATCAGCTTTTCAGTACCCCGCAAGCCTACCGCTTCCAGTTTGAGTGCCACCAGCTCGGCAATCAGATGTTCCGAAAGTTGCGTATGTGCACGTAACGGAAAAGCCACGTTTTCATAGACGCTCATATCGGTAAACAGTGCACCGCTTTGGAATAGCATACCCATACGTGCACGTGCAGCAAATAATTCCTGACGTGACATATCTGCAATACTTTTGCCGTCCAAGAGAATTTCACCGTGCTCAGGCGTCAACTGACCACCAATCAGACGCAGCAAAGTGGTTTTTCCCGTACCTGAAGGCCCCATAATCGCGGTAATCTGGCCACGCCGAATTTTTAAACTGACATTATCGAAAATGACACGTTTCCCTCGTTTAAAACTCAAATCATGGACTTCAATCCAAGATTGAGCTTGCTGAGGTATTTGATTATTCATAGCTGAGGGTTTTCCTGCATTTTTTCAGCATGCATACTATAAAGGATTCGGGTTTAAAATGTTACCTTTAGGTAAAAAGCAACCGATTTACCATAATTTTTTAATTATTTAATTGTGGTGCAATTATTTTAACAAACAGGATACTGTGTTACAGAAAGCTATTATAGATATAGTATGCAATATTGATGAGTAATAAAATTAAACCAATATAAGGCATAATCACCTCTTGATTAAAATTCCAAACATAATAATTAGATTCATTATTCATATTTAACAGAATCAAGACAAACTATGATCCAGTATACATTTCTACTCAACAAGATCAAAGATTAATCCCATAAAAAAACCGGTGTTTCCACCGGTTTTTTACTACCCAAATCTAACGTTATTAGTCGTTAAATTTGCGACGTGGGCGATCTTCACCAAAACTGCGTTTAGGACGATCTTCACTGAAAGAACGCTTAGGACGATCATCAGCAAACGAACGTTGTGGACGATCACCAAAGCTACGTTGTGGACGGTCACCATTGAATTCGCGACGTGGACGATCACCTGCTGGTTTATAGTCTACGCGGTTACCACGGTTGTCATCGTTAGAACGAGGACGGTCGCCAAAACCACCTTCACGACGTGGAGCTGGACGATCACCGAAATCACGCTTCGGACGGTCATCAAAAGAACGTTGTGGACGGTCGCCAAAACCACCTTCACGACGTGGACGATCTTCACCGCCAAAGCTACGTTGTGGACGGTCGCCATTATATTCGCGACGTGGACGATCTTCACCGCCAAAGCTGCGTTGTGGACGATCACCAAAACCACCTTCACGGCGTGGACGGTCGCTATTGAATTCACGACGTGGACGATCTTCTCCACCGAATGCTGGACGTTCGCCACGTGGTTTGTCATCGTAGCTGCGACGTGGACGATCATCACCGCCTTCACGACGTTTGAAGTTACTTTCGCCTTCAAAACGTGCACGACCACCGCCATCACGACCGCCAAAACCGCCACGACCACGACCACCGCCATCACGACCGCTACGACCACGACCGCCGCCATCACGACTACCGCGTGCAGGAGGTGGAGATGGCTCAAGACCTTCAATTTCAGAAACGTTTAAACGCGCTTCCAGGAAGTCTTCTAAAGCACGGATCTTGCCGCGTTCACGGTAAGTTGCAAGTGTAATTGCTTTACCAGTACGACCGGCACGACCAGTACGACCAATACGGTGTACATAGTCTTCGTTCTTCATTGGAAGACCGAAGTTAATTACGTGAGAAATGGTTGGTACATCAAGACCACGCGCAGCAACGTCAGTTGCAACCAGGATCTTAGCACGGCCTTCACGGATGCTGCGTAAACGACGGTTACGAACAGTTTGTGGCATAGCACCATGAAGTGCTACAACTGATAAACCTGCTTCAGCAAGTTCTTCAGCCAACATATCTGTGTCTTCTTGAGTAGAAGCAAATACTACTGCTTGATCAACGTCTTCTTCGTTCAACCAGTGAGTAAGCAGTTTTTTCTTATGTTCGAAACCGTCAGTCCAATGCAAAGTCTGAGTAATATCAGTATTTGTAGAGTGACCAGTTTCAATCGAAATACGCATCGGATCATTCATCATGCGTTCTGCAAGTGTAATGATACGTGGTGCAAAAGTCGCAGAGAACATAAGTGTTTGCTTACGGTTTGCAGCCAAATCACCAATGGCTTCTAGATCTTCAGAGAACCCAAGATCCAGCATACGGTCAGCTTCATCAACAATTAATGAATCAACTTTGTCGAGTTTAATTTGACGACGGTTAACCAAGTCAAGTAAACGACCTGGAGTCGCTACAACAACCTGTGCGCCTTTTAACTGCTGGATTTGTTTACCAAAAGGCATACCACCCATGATTGCAGCTACACGTACGCCTTTCATATGGCGAACCAAGGCAATCGCATCCTGACATACTTGCTGTGCAAGCTCACGAGTCGGAGAAATTACCAAAATAGATGGTTGAGTAATTGCTTTCATACGTTCTTTA from Acinetobacter sp. CS-2 includes the following:
- a CDS encoding ABC transporter ATP-binding protein; this encodes MNNQIPQQAQSWIEVHDLSFKRGKRVIFDNVSLKIRRGQITAIMGPSGTGKTTLLRLIGGQLTPEHGEILLDGKSIADMSRQELFAARARMGMLFQSGALFTDMSVYENVAFPLRAHTQLSEHLIAELVALKLEAVGLRGTEKLMPSELSGGMNRRVALARAIALDPELIMYDEPFAGQDPIVKGVLARLIRTLREALDLTTIIVSHDVGETLSIADYIYIIAEGIIQGEGTPAELMQHESAFVRQFLTGAAEGPVDYQFSHTAYLSDEVRS
- a CDS encoding phospholipid-binding protein MlaC is translated as MNTLVKHTLTASVLSTMMASTAFAQPAETPPAFVKKVADGLISRLKADQAKLQNNPAAVKAIVRQNLDPYIDSQAFTRLVMGTYATNQYSTAAQRAKFEHNFRETLIENYGTAFAKYTNQTYSLRPYKETNSKNPVVTIDFNNKGEKTPVSFQLVDKGNQWKVRNINVAGIDLGLQFRNQFAATVKRNGGNIDKAIANFQPDASVNKK
- the mlaE gene encoding lipid asymmetry maintenance ABC transporter permease subunit MlaE, with the translated sequence MNAIASLGRRVIERVQGIGVATQMLLQILFSMPTWLGVKLFIYQMYRIGVMSLLIIAVSGLFIGLVLGLQGYSILVNIGSEAMLGTMVSLTLLRELAPVVAALLFAGRAGSALTAEIGLMKATEQLASMEMIGVDPLKRIVSPRLWAGIVSLPMLSIIFGAIGIMGGKMVGVDFLGVDEGSFWSGMQNSVQFYKDIFNGTIIKSLVFALLCTWIAVYQGYACVPTSEGIATSTTRTVVYSSLCVLGSDFVLTAVMFGGV
- a CDS encoding DEAD/DEAH box helicase; amino-acid sequence: MSKTFADFSLDESLTQALEGLGFTTPTPVQEQAIPAALEGKDLLVSSQTGSGKTAAFLLPTLNALANQDTFVPFKERMKAITQPSILVISPTRELAQQVCQDAIALVRHMKGVRVAAIMGGMPFGKQIQQLKGAQVVVATPGRLLDLVNRRQIKLDKVDSLIVDEADRMLDLGFSEDLEAIGDLAANRKQTLMFSATFAPRIITLAERMMNDPMRISIETGHSTNTDITQTLHWTDGFEHKKKLLTHWLNEEDVDQAVVFASTQEDTDMLAEELAEAGLSVVALHGAMPQTVRNRRLRSIREGRAKILVATDVAARGLDVPTISHVINFGLPMKNEDYVHRIGRTGRAGRTGKAITLATYRERGKIRALEDFLEARLNVSEIEGLEPSPPPARGSRDGGGRGRSGRDGGGRGRGGFGGRDGGGRARFEGESNFKRREGGDDRPRRSYDDKPRGERPAFGGEDRPRREFNSDRPRREGGFGDRPQRSFGGEDRPRREYNGDRPQRSFGGEDRPRREGGFGDRPQRSFDDRPKRDFGDRPAPRREGGFGDRPRSNDDNRGNRVDYKPAGDRPRREFNGDRPQRSFGDRPQRSFADDRPKRSFSEDRPKRSFGEDRPRRKFND
- a CDS encoding outer membrane lipid asymmetry maintenance protein MlaD; the encoded protein is MKSRASELAVGIFVILTGIALFFLAMKVSGLMGTNLRDSYNMTASFDNVNGLKPRAKVTMSGVTIGRVTDITLDPVSRLATVYFELDGKLTSFNKEQLKKVQANALEELRYSTEYSEADPAKQKEMEKQLVVNMNSITSIDEDAYIMVATNGLLGEKYLKVVPGGGLNYIKRGESIANTQGTMDLEDLISKFITGGADKSSAKAAEEKTSTESTEDAQTSFVE